From Pelosinus fermentans DSM 17108, the proteins below share one genomic window:
- a CDS encoding DUF362 domain-containing protein, with protein MEKNEIHVMYGTDSRKMTYEMLENIQLIKDLNAKMHIGIKPNLVVAKPANEGATTSPLIVEGVIQYLQNHGCMNISIMEGSWVGDNTKRAFKVCGYEDLARKYNVPLYDLKEDSSVIRKVGDLELNVCQKPLQVDFLINIPVLKAHCQTLMTCALKNLKGCIPDKEKRRFHALGLTKPIGYLAKAIPMGLIIVDGMAGDLTFEEGGNPVQMDRILLGKDPVLMDTYAASLLGYTKEEIEYIEVAESMGVGSGNLSAAKIQEYNVGLKKSSAVKPSNKVRYLTKKVIAESACSACYGSLVHALQRLDDKDMLKKIKQTIYIGQDFQGKELQGIGIGRCTNKCTRYVVGCPPTAADIIKVLESV; from the coding sequence ATGGAAAAAAATGAAATTCATGTTATGTATGGCACGGATTCCCGGAAAATGACTTATGAAATGCTTGAGAACATTCAGCTTATAAAAGACTTGAATGCAAAGATGCATATTGGCATAAAGCCAAATTTGGTTGTCGCAAAACCTGCCAATGAAGGAGCAACAACTTCACCTTTGATAGTGGAAGGCGTGATTCAGTATTTGCAAAATCATGGGTGTATGAACATTAGCATCATGGAAGGTTCCTGGGTAGGGGATAATACGAAACGGGCCTTTAAGGTTTGCGGCTATGAAGATCTTGCAAGAAAATATAATGTACCTCTTTATGACTTAAAAGAGGACTCTTCGGTCATACGGAAAGTGGGAGATTTAGAATTAAATGTTTGTCAAAAGCCACTGCAAGTTGATTTTTTAATCAATATTCCAGTATTAAAAGCCCACTGCCAGACACTAATGACTTGTGCATTAAAAAATTTAAAGGGATGTATTCCTGATAAGGAAAAGAGACGGTTTCATGCTTTGGGCCTTACGAAGCCAATTGGATATTTAGCAAAAGCGATTCCCATGGGATTAATTATTGTTGATGGTATGGCCGGCGATCTTACCTTTGAAGAAGGGGGGAACCCTGTGCAGATGGATCGTATTCTGCTTGGAAAAGATCCTGTATTGATGGATACTTATGCAGCATCCTTATTAGGGTACACAAAAGAGGAGATCGAATATATTGAGGTAGCTGAGAGCATGGGGGTAGGTTCCGGCAATCTTTCTGCAGCAAAAATACAAGAGTATAATGTAGGGCTTAAGAAAAGCAGTGCAGTTAAACCGTCTAATAAGGTACGGTATTTGACAAAGAAAGTAATAGCCGAAAGTGCCTGTTCAGCTTGTTATGGCAGTTTGGTTCATGCACTGCAGCGCTTGGATGATAAAGATATGTTAAAAAAGATCAAGCAGACGATTTACATTGGACAGGACTTTCAAGGCAAGGAACTGCAGGGGATTGGTATTGGCCGCTGTAC